Within the Maribacter sp. BPC-D8 genome, the region ATTGAATAAAAGTTTCTTTGTTACTTTGGTGTAACTAGCACCTTTTAAACTTTGGATACTACTTACATCAGTTGCTTTACTAGCATCTACATCGTAAATTTTAACGGTATTACCTCCGTCAGCGTATCCCATAGAATAAGAGCGTTCTAAGATAAAAAACTTATTTTTTTCATATTCTAGAATCTCTACGATACCATTCAATTCAAAAGTAGCTCCATCAGCTGCAGGACGAGCGACATTATCCAATTCATATACTATTTCCTTTTCAAAATGTCCTGTTTTCTTATTTATGAAAGCTATTCTTACGGGTGAATCTGTTTTTTCTAAGGTTGGTTCTACTCCATCTTGTTTCAATGGTAATTCCATCGAAACCCAGTATCCTTTTTTATCGAAACTCAATGTAATGCCTTCAAAGACTCCGTTGTGGTGTGGTCCAAAATTCAAGTCTGTATTTGGCAGATATCGATTAGCTAGCGTAAACTCCTTAACAAACACTCCGCTAGAATCTGCAATCTGTACAAAGGGCTTTACCCCATCTTTTATATTTCCTTCACTAGTCCAAATAAAACCACCATTATCATATCGAATAGATTCAGGGTCGACCATTCCTTTAGGTATCATTTCGCCAATTGAATCTTTAAAATGAGTAACCGATTTTATAGTTATAGAATCAAATCCGTTTAGGTCATAAGAAAGATTGGCGCTATAAAATCGTGGTGCATCACTATCATCACTAATTGCATACCAATTACCATCAGCATAATCGATTCCAGATAATCCTCCTACTCTAGTGTTCTCAAATGTTGTTTCATCTGGCAAAACATATTCATCAACAAAACGTAATTTAAGACTAGCTTCAATTTTATTGGTGTCATTTTTAGTACCACATGAAATCACGGTCATAAATACTGTACAAACAAATAACGTTCTTGCTACTTTCCTCATTTAATTAGTTTTTAGAAGCCAATATCAACAATTGTAAAATTACTCTTAATTCATTGGTCATAATAAATCAACCTAAGAGAAAATAAATTATTTAGACTAGCTTAGCGCTCAAAGAAACTAATTCTTTAATTTTAGAGGCATCATAAGCATTAGCATGTGCTTGTGAAAAATAGCCCTTAGGGTCGCCTTTATCATTGTCAAAATATTTGCCTGAATCATTATTATGCGATTCAGAAAGTGCTAAATCATATAAAATATCCACACCTTTTTCTGCAGGAGACCAATAATCTCCAAAAGCTTCTTTTGCCATTTTTGTATTTAATAATGAACCCGGATTTACAGCTATAACTGTAATCTTTGGTTCTTGTTTCGCTAAATTAAAACTCCACATAGTTAATGCCAACTTGCTTTGCGCATAACTATCATTTTCTGAAACTTGCTCTTTTCCTCTTAAAACAGCTTCTGAAACTGGTGCTTGTGCAGCTGAACTTAAATTAATAATTCTTGGTGCTTCTGATTGCTTTAAATTTTCTAAGATGGCATTTGTTAACACATAAGGTGCTAAGTAATTTACAACCATTCTAAAGTCTAAACCGTCTTTAGTTAAAGTGCTCTCTGATTTAAAAATTCCTGCGTTGTTTATTAAAACATCTATTTTCGGAATGTCGTTTTTAATCTGTTCTGCTAATATTTTAACAGCTTTTAAATCTGAAAAATCAGCAACCAAACCTTTAATATTTTGGTTATTGGAAGTTTCTTTAATTTCTTTGACAACTGCGGCTACTTTGGCTTCACTCCTACCATGAACGTATACCGTATGCCCTTCTTTTGCTAGTTTTAAAGCGGTTAACTTTCCTATTCCGTCAGTGCTTCCTGTGATTATTATTGTTTTACTCATGTTGTTTTTAATTTAATGTCACCTTGAGCGCAGTCGAAAGGTTATTAGTAGTTCTCGACTGCGCTCGAACGGACAATTGATTATGTGCTTTGTTTCTTCTCCTTTAATTTTGAATAAAATCTGACAATACCTTTTTTGCAATTTACTCCAAAGTCGCACTCCTATTTTTATTATTAAAACGGTGCAATAGTATCTTTAGGGCTATTTGGTATACTCCAACGCTCACGAGCGGTTACATTTTCTGTTATAATAACTTTAGATGCTAAATTATCAACACTACCATAGCTACTTGTACCACCTCGTGGTATTTGCATACGGTCTCCGTATAGCCAAACTACTAAGTTACTACGTTGTCCGCTAGTAATTGGGTGTGTAGCATGTGGTATTTTTCCTGTATGAATAATTGCTTTTCCAGGTTCAAATATAGTTTGAACAACTTTTCTTGTAGATGTATCGTGAAAATCCACTTGCGAACCTGTAAATTCTTCATCAGGCAAGTTAATATTGACATTCAAGGTAGCAGCCGAAGCATCTGTATGGGCATGCAAATCCTTGTCTTTATCTGGATTGTACTGAATAGAGAATCCAAATGTTTGGTTATCGTAGCCATAAGTACCAAGTAATAAACGAGCGATTGGACGCATATAACGATCCATTATTTCGTTGTAAAATGCCTGAAAATTAGGTGCTGCAAGGTATCCCTCTGAGCGTGGATCTAGCATAACTCCATGACGATTCAATTGAATACCATAAGGTGCACGTCTAGGAATTTCAGAATTTACAGTATCTTCTAAATACTTGCGAAATTCCGCTAAGCGTTCTAAATCAAAAAACTGAGCAGAATACACTCCAGGGATAATTTCTTCCCATAAATCAGCTACAGCGTTTTCTTTTTCTGGATTTTCCCAAGCATCGTTTATCGCTTTTCTCAATTTCGGGTCAAGTAGCGTTTCATCAGGAATTAATAAACTGTCTTTGTTTTCAATTTCCCATTCGCTCCATGCATCTTCAAGTAACTCTCGGTTACTATTCCAAAATTGTGACACAGAAGGATCACGGTTTAGGGAAGCTTCGCGAGTTGGCAATGTAAGCGCACGAGCTTGTGCTACTATATTTTTATTTCTCATTGTTTCTACATGTTTTTTTTACCAAAACAACCACTATAGAGTATTTTGGTTTTTGTATATATTGTTGTTTGATATATATTAATTCATCGTCTTATATGTAATTAAAAAACAATTCGTTTAAATAAGAATATAGACCTAGAAGTAACTATTTTTTATAGTAAATATGTTTGCTAAAGTCTATTTAAAGATTTTATTTTGAAACCTATTAAACACCTCTTTTTAAAGAGGTATTTATTATTTACTACGCATCAACAAATATTGATTTTACGTGTAATGTGTCCATATATTCTTTTATTTTAAGAATCTTTCCATCAGAAAATTGAAATAAAAAATGATACGGATTATTATAAACTTTATCGTTTGTAAGTACACCGTAAGAAATAAATTCGGCAGCTACCCTATCGCCTTCTGCAGTCCAACCCACTGGTGTTAATTCTAATCCTGTTGGAATAGCAGATTTTACCATTTTAATTAATTCTCCAATTCCGTTTTTATCCATGGTTCCTGAAACGGGTAAATCCCCTTTAATTCCCATAGATTGCCATGTTGCATCTGCATCTAAATAAGTTAAAGCGCTTGTAGCATCACCTGCAGAAAAACGTTCGAAAAAATCAAGTATAGTTTGTTTATTTTGTGCTGTATTCATAATTTCTAGTTTTTAGTTTACACCTTGTAATCCCATTAATAAAGTCTCGAAGTTTCTTTGGTTTTCCATGTCATTTTGGAATCCCGTATCATCAGCTAACGTAAAACGTTTTATTGCTGGAGATTTACTTGTTGCTTGGTATAACCAATATGCTTCCTCTTTTAAAGCCTCTTCAATTGGTAAATCTATAGATGCATAAATAGTACGTTTTGCAGCTTCGATAGCATCAGAATTAAATTGTGACATTCTATTTACTAAATCTTCCACAAAACCTCCAATTTTATCCGCATCTAATGCTCTATTTATAAGTCCGTAAGCTTCTGCCTGGTCTGCATCAAAATCTTTTGCAGATAAAATCACTTCTAATGCTCTACCTAAACCTATTTGACGTGCCATTCTAGACGATCCACCACCACAAGGTAAAATTCCCATACCAACTTCCATCTGCATAAATACTGCCTTACCACGTGCTGCAAAACGCATATCTGTTGCTAAAGCAAATTCATGACCACCTCCTCTAGCAAAACCTTCTATTTTACTAACGGTAATTTGTGGTAATTTACTAATGCGTTGTAATACTTTTTGTAAGTCTAATAACTCAATATCTTCTCTATCTACAGTTGTTGTAGACATATCTTTTAAGAAATTAGTATCTGCATGCGCAATGAAAATTTCTGAATGAGCAGATTGAAAAACGACTACTTTAATACTTCTGTCCTCTTCTAAAGATGCTGCTAATTCATCCAACTCTTTGATCATTGGAATATCCTGAATATTTACTGGTGGGTTATCAAAAGTTACCCAAGCTTGTCCTTCTTTTACTGCTACTTTAAATGTTTTGAATCCTGTTGTTTTCATGGTGTTATGTTTTAAATTATTAGTGTTGTGTTTTAATTACACTGCAAATTTACAGGAGTAACCAAAGTTTAATTTGGTATAAAACAAAGCACTATTAGTAAAAAACAAGGTTATTAGTAAAAACTTAGGCTAAAGCCGCTTTAAAAGCACCAATAGTAATGCCTTTATAGGCTAAAAAAGTTTTATTTAAATGGCTAGAATCTGTAAAACCCAGTTCGATTGCTATTTCTGAGAATTGTAAATCGGTATACTTAAGTCGTGTTTCTACTAACTTCAATTTATAATTGATGATGTACTTTTTTAGGCTAATGTCTGTATGCTTTTTAAAATACTCACTCATATAATTATCTGCCATATGAAATTCTTCAGCAAGACTTCTAGTGCTTAACAAATCTGAATTATAAATATTAGTATGAATAAAATTTATGATTTGCTGAATTTTTGAAGACTCCACAACCTTGGCAGTCATATCCGTATTTAAAAACTGAATATTTCTAGCAATCAAATGAAGAATAACGGATAATGAATTTTGAATGATGAATAGATCATAGGATTGTTTTTTCAAATTTTCAGTAGAAACCATTTTAATTAAAGACACTAAATGTAGTTTGTCTGATTCTGTTTCAAACTTCATTTCACGTAGTTGGTGACTTTCGCTGTTTAAAATACCTTCAATTTTACGAAACCAATCGTTAACAGGAAGAATATCGTTTTGCGTATTCGAATTCCTGAAAAAACTCTTTAAAAACTTGATAGCAACAGTAGAGGTTGGTGTTTCCGGATTAACAATGTAAATATCATCTGGAACGAACACGAAAACGCTATTTGGAATATAATTTACCGTTTTTCCATTAATCTTTATAGTTCCTGTGCCTTCTTCAAAATAAACAATTTCAAAAAAACGAATGGTAGTATACTTACAAAAGTCAAAAAAGGTTTGCTTTTTATATTCTGCGATAACAATATTCTCGATGATAGTTCTTGGCATAATTCGTTTTTTCTAAAGTTAAACATTGTATGAATAAAAAAAGCCACCTATAATTAGTGGCTTCTTCCTTGGGTTCATCAATAACCGGGGGAATTATTAAGAAACCTTTCAATTATCTATAGTCGCAGCAGATTTTGCTACATATACAGGGTGATGCAAAGGCAGGGCAATACTAGAAACACCCAAAGCAATTTCAGATGTTTGTCTCGCTAAATACCCTAAATAGGTAAAAGGATCAAAAGTTTGACCAGCATCACCAAAAGAAGGCACATTAAAAGGAACATCGCGCAACCAAACCGCTTTAAAGCCTAATTTCTCAATTAGTTTTACACGCTCTAAATGCTGTGCATTGTAGGAACAGATCTGGCGGAATAATTTTCAAAAGGCACTACTACCCCAATACTAAGGCCGTTTTGTTTAAAAAATGAATTATACCCTTTGTTTATATTTTCGAAATCTTTCATGGTTTCAAATCTTATAACAAAGGTACAGTCGCTTTGTAGTATTTAATAGGTATATAAAATGGGTAATTAGGTATATTTCATGGTTTAGCTTGTAAAGAAAATGCCCAAGTTATATAGGATTGAACGATACTTAGCTATCCACATAATTAAAGTTCTACACTGGTAATTAAACGCTCAAATTCATTCTTAAAATTTATAGGACTTGTTTTATGCAAACGAACGCCATTACAATTATTGAATTTTAAAAATGATTGCAATTCTTTATTAAATGCAACAGCAAATGCTTCTGTTTTCGTTAGACTTGGTTCTAAGGTCAATTGGTGAATATCTAAAATCTTTTCTTTTCTATCAACTTTACTATCCATACGGGCAACTAGTTTTCCATCCCATAAAATAGGTAATGTAAAATAGCCATGCTTTCTTTTATGTTGGGGCACATAACATTCTAGAAGATAATCATATTCAAAAATTTCTTTCGCTCTTTTTCGTTGAATCAAAAGGTTATCGAACGGAGATAAAATTTTCAGTTTCTTTCGTGGTAGTGGTTTATTCAATAATTCAAAAGACTCTGGTAGTATATAATATTGATTGTCTAGAACGTTTATTAATTCAATTTCTCCGTCAGCGACCATAAGCTTTAAAGTTTTACTAACTAATGGTTTAATGTTTTTAAGCAGATATGTCATT harbors:
- a CDS encoding esterase-like activity of phytase family protein; translation: MRKVARTLFVCTVFMTVISCGTKNDTNKIEASLKLRFVDEYVLPDETTFENTRVGGLSGIDYADGNWYAISDDSDAPRFYSANLSYDLNGFDSITIKSVTHFKDSIGEMIPKGMVDPESIRYDNGGFIWTSEGNIKDGVKPFVQIADSSGVFVKEFTLANRYLPNTDLNFGPHHNGVFEGITLSFDKKGYWVSMELPLKQDGVEPTLEKTDSPVRIAFINKKTGHFEKEIVYELDNVARPAADGATFELNGIVEILEYEKNKFFILERSYSMGYADGGNTVKIYDVDASKATDVSSIQSLKGASYTKVTKKLLFNFEDIREELTNGIVDNIEGTTFGPDFENGNRSLVVVADNNFSLYGPQLNQFIMFEVEK
- a CDS encoding SDR family NAD(P)-dependent oxidoreductase; amino-acid sequence: MSKTIIITGSTDGIGKLTALKLAKEGHTVYVHGRSEAKVAAVVKEIKETSNNQNIKGLVADFSDLKAVKILAEQIKNDIPKIDVLINNAGIFKSESTLTKDGLDFRMVVNYLAPYVLTNAILENLKQSEAPRIINLSSAAQAPVSEAVLRGKEQVSENDSYAQSKLALTMWSFNLAKQEPKITVIAVNPGSLLNTKMAKEAFGDYWSPAEKGVDILYDLALSESHNNDSGKYFDNDKGDPKGYFSQAHANAYDASKIKELVSLSAKLV
- a CDS encoding 2OG-Fe(II) oxygenase, with product MRNKNIVAQARALTLPTREASLNRDPSVSQFWNSNRELLEDAWSEWEIENKDSLLIPDETLLDPKLRKAINDAWENPEKENAVADLWEEIIPGVYSAQFFDLERLAEFRKYLEDTVNSEIPRRAPYGIQLNRHGVMLDPRSEGYLAAPNFQAFYNEIMDRYMRPIARLLLGTYGYDNQTFGFSIQYNPDKDKDLHAHTDASAATLNVNINLPDEEFTGSQVDFHDTSTRKVVQTIFEPGKAIIHTGKIPHATHPITSGQRSNLVVWLYGDRMQIPRGGTSSYGSVDNLASKVIITENVTARERWSIPNSPKDTIAPF
- a CDS encoding nuclear transport factor 2 family protein; translated protein: MNTAQNKQTILDFFERFSAGDATSALTYLDADATWQSMGIKGDLPVSGTMDKNGIGELIKMVKSAIPTGLELTPVGWTAEGDRVAAEFISYGVLTNDKVYNNPYHFLFQFSDGKILKIKEYMDTLHVKSIFVDA
- a CDS encoding enoyl-CoA hydratase/isomerase family protein encodes the protein MKTTGFKTFKVAVKEGQAWVTFDNPPVNIQDIPMIKELDELAASLEEDRSIKVVVFQSAHSEIFIAHADTNFLKDMSTTTVDREDIELLDLQKVLQRISKLPQITVSKIEGFARGGGHEFALATDMRFAARGKAVFMQMEVGMGILPCGGGSSRMARQIGLGRALEVILSAKDFDADQAEAYGLINRALDADKIGGFVEDLVNRMSQFNSDAIEAAKRTIYASIDLPIEEALKEEAYWLYQATSKSPAIKRFTLADDTGFQNDMENQRNFETLLMGLQGVN
- a CDS encoding AraC family transcriptional regulator yields the protein MPRTIIENIVIAEYKKQTFFDFCKYTTIRFFEIVYFEEGTGTIKINGKTVNYIPNSVFVFVPDDIYIVNPETPTSTVAIKFLKSFFRNSNTQNDILPVNDWFRKIEGILNSESHQLREMKFETESDKLHLVSLIKMVSTENLKKQSYDLFIIQNSLSVILHLIARNIQFLNTDMTAKVVESSKIQQIINFIHTNIYNSDLLSTRSLAEEFHMADNYMSEYFKKHTDISLKKYIINYKLKLVETRLKYTDLQFSEIAIELGFTDSSHLNKTFLAYKGITIGAFKAALA
- a CDS encoding LLM class flavin-dependent oxidoreductase, with translation MRDVPFNVPSFGDAGQTFDPFTYLGYLARQTSEIALGVSSIALPLHHPVYVAKSAATIDN